A region of the Phaseolus vulgaris cultivar G19833 chromosome 11, P. vulgaris v2.0, whole genome shotgun sequence genome:
ttggagaaaattattttgtgacaaaaatatattaaaattgaaatgatatatatacatatataaataatttttatttaacatgaaactaacatatttttattttgaatttaatttatatcatGTAAACATTTCCCCTcctaatgataaaaaaaaatatttcccaCCTACGAATATCTTCTTTCTATCCCATCATATTTGATATAACTTTGAAATATTATCAATCATTTACTTAATATTATGTGTAATAAGTtccttaattattaaaataagtatttgGTTTTTCGAATCTACGAACTTTAGAATTATAGAGTTtggaaaatatacaaattatataatttgaaaataaataaaaaataaaccctCCATCTTCTGTCgaaaaatagttttgaaattAAAAGATTTAAGGAGGTGCatgaaaaaattatgaaaaaattgcACTAACTTAGACCAGTGAGtcttattcatatatataattttatttcataaaaaaaatattttttaataactctTTCTAATAACTTGCACtgattttttaataactttttaataacAAAGAATAACGTAAAAATAGTAAATATCTTCTATTTATTCACCAaagtattcaatttttttaaaacaaaatagtaAGGTATTTTCCCATTAAAACAACATATAACATTAAATTAAATCagtaatatatatttgattatataattgagttttaagattttaaaaatatataaatataattttcctGAGTTGGAGGAATACATGCACAAGTATTTAAATGCATATTTATTACGAACATCATTTTGAACATTTgaacatttaaattaaaaaaatgaccCAAGTATATGTTCCAACTCAAATTATTTGACAATGAAATTATGTTATTAGAATCTTTATCATTGATTAACCGCGTGGAGAGGATAAAGTAATCTTTATGCATCTGGTTTGAATGAGGGAAGAAAGTGATTTGAAAAGTGAGAAAGGATATGGGGGCACTGCTCTCAATAATGTTGAAAGTAAAGTGTAAACAGTATTACGAActgataatatataattatgttctAACGTCAAACTAAAGGGAGAATTGATAGAGTAAGAGAGGAGTTACAAAAAGAATTATCTTCGGTCGTGCGATCTCCCAGATTGCAATGGATATTTGGAAGATTCTAGAGGATTTCTACCTCTACCGTCACTATGTTTGTCTTCCCTGGAATCGTGTGAATGAGATGCCTTTTGGCGCCGCAGCATGTCCTCTGCATACCGCCGCCACAAtgcttctctttcttttcttggAACTTTGTTATATCTTGGATCAGATTTTAGAACTCGCTTCGCTGTAGACCAAGAATTAAGCACTGTTTTTCCATCGTCATTTTCATGAGATGCAGCATCGGAAGTCAATACATCAGCTATCAGAACTCTAAACTCGTGAGCACATCGCTGGCCAAATCACAATGGTCACCGGTGTTAGGAGTGGGACATATAAGTGAATGGCATACAAACAAAACCACTACCTCATATATTGTTCACTTACCTCCTGAAGCATCTTCACGTGTTCCCGAAACAACTTTTCCGTATCAGAAGAATCAAGTTCAGGATTAGTTGCGCGTCCTTGAGGATCCTTTTCTAATTTAGGCTTGGATTCCGTCCATGATGCCTAAGAACAAAGTACATAAATGCCattaattttacattaataaaagaaaatgggATAAAATTAATCATCAATATCAGCCAAGTTCCTagtaaataagaaaattacaagTGAGCAATCTTAAGCAATCAAGTGTCAGAAAAACTCACTCGCATTAATCTAATTCtcatctattttttaataaaagccTTCTAATTACGGAATGCACATTAATCTTACATTCAAGATGGTACTGAACTGCGATGAGCCAGAAATGGGAGAATAAAGCCGAGAAGATATCATTACTCGAAACAAAAGTAAGGTAAATCCAGAGGCACTACACACATTCTAATCCTTTCAGATTGGGGGATAGTGTTAAGTTGATTATTATagattttgaaaacaatttccGTAGCCCTTCCACAAAAAAGAAATCTATACCAGAGGATCTTTGATTATCTCCACCAGTAAAGCTTGAAAAGAAGTAACTGCCTCCTTTCTTCGAATTTTTAGTCGCACCCTCTCCATTTCCTGTTCTTCTCTTTCCTTCCTTTTGCGCAGCTCTCGTTCTCTTTCCCTGAGCTTGTCCTGTAAAATAGTTGCAACTTCCTGTAACTTGCTTTATAAAATCAATACATCACAAAAAGTAATGAAAATGAGTTGTTATGGGAGCACAtctatacaaaaataaataggtAGGAAGGTCAATTTGGTCCTTGAAAGTATATATAGAGGTTTCAATTTAGTCCTggagttaaaataaattaaaataaagtccCTGAAAGTAACATCCATCTCTCATTCATCTTTCATTTTAAGTAGGTTCGTGCATTTCACCATTAAAATGCAATTTAGTCATTGTGTGTTATcatcaaaatacaatttagtGTATAGACTAAATTGCATTTCAATGACAATATGTAGGGACCTATCTGAAACGAAGGatgaatatttaaaaaaggAAACTACTTTCAAGGACTTCTTATTTATTTACCGACATTCATGAACTAACTGGAAAAAAGAccattataaaaaagaaaaataatgaataaaagacaCTTCAATACCCAAAATAAAAGTCACTACAACAAAAGTACACTTCCAATGAGCTAAAAATGTGCAGTTCAGAAGCCTCTACCCACCATGAACATACTGGGCACCAATAACAATGATAATACGGAAAAAGAGTAGATGACAGCTATTCTCGTTTCTATTTAGCAACTTATTTGCTCATTTAAAAAGGCAATCATTGCATATTAACCGGCAGATACCTGCTCCTCCCTTTTAGCTTTGGTCTCTCTTTCTGCGGCGTATTCTGCAGCTTTCAGTTCAGATAAATACTCATTGAACAAAACTTCCCTATCCTCATGCCTCACAGATTTATATCTTGGGTCATCCCTTAAACTTTCTTTAACCTGTATCCACAGAAGATTATAGATTAGGAAGAACAAGTCACAGAAAATTTGAGAAATCCATATGCCACATTCAAAAGTTACACTTACATGTATACTAAAACTTGTTTCTAAAACGAGTTAATTATCAAACTTTGAAAGTATATTAACAAATCTGAAGTTGAAGCTTGTgagaaaatgagaaaggaaAACTTTCTAAATGTGATTGATTGTTTTTTTGCCCAGCATAATGAACTTATTTATATTCAGGAGCACTACAAAAATAATCAATGCCAAAGAATCTAACGAGAGAAGAATTTAAGATACCACAATTACCTAAGATTCATTGACCCTAGCTATACCATGAGTATATATAGGCTACTTGAAACAATAAACATTAAAGAAGTTATTATTCTCCTAAAATATTCCTAATTCCAACACTTGCTAACATATCCTCCTTGTTTTTTAAAAGGAAGATATTAGAAAGGCTCAATCAGAAAAAGAACATTAGCAAGTCGTACCCAAGAGCATCTCAGCTTGCTAATATACCCCTAAAAACAATTACGAATATATTGAGCCCCTGTACGTGTGAGAcggtgatatttaaataaataatgattattGAGAAAATCAACACTTGATTTTGTTACAGCCAATATCATTCTCAGTAGCATAGAAAACAAACTTTTCAGCCTGCTATCATATAACCCAAAACATTTCAttcaaatccaaaaaaaaacacAGCCACTTGTGAAGTAAGACTTGATCCCTCCCATTTTTTCAGGCATCAACTCGAGTAAAAACTAATGGCCGAGATCTAACATGTATAAGTTAAGAAATTAACTCATAAGGAGACAACTTAAAAAATTACACAAGCTCGCATGTTTGTCATCTTGAAAGAAAATTACATAATATTATCTCAGCACTAGAATGCGTTTCAAATCCTGCATCTAAAAAGCAGAAATAAAATGTCAACACTAATTTACAACACACATACCCTGGACCAACGTGAGTTGAAAGATATATCCCCACGATCTTTAAGCATTGACTTAAAACTGGCTGCAGCAGCTGCACGCATTGCTTGAGTCTTTTCTTCAGCAGCTTTCTTCAAAGGAAATACTCTGAAACACAAAGAGGAACCCGTCAACCAGCACTCTGTAAACACTGCATTTGATAAAAAAAGCCATCTACCATGCAAATTCAAAGAGTTCAGAGGGCATAAGGACACACCCACAGTGAATGCGAGAGTCTGTCATTAGCCTACTACCTGCTGACTCAAGTTGCTTTCAAGGATTACAACAGAAATCATTTCTCTGTCTAGGAAAAAGTTCAATATTAATGCAAATGAGGATCCAAACCAAAGCAGTACATATACACAGAGTTAAGAACTTCCCCGAGTTGGATGCACCAAATTTTGaataacaaaaatcaaaaggATTGGCTGGAAAGATGCCATTCATTTTTGACAAATGCCatatagaaagaagaaaagaaacaaacATGCAAGAGATGTATGATTCCTTTGTCTTTTATGCCTACTTGGTAAAAGAAACTGAGCTACATTAAAATATCATCCCCTCTCTTGGGAATCATCCTTGGAACAGAAGGTAGAATGTAAAGATGGTTAACAAAGGAAATATTGCATTTGCGTTCCCAAATAACTGGTAAAATTTGTAGGGCAAGAGGGtgggaaatgaaaaaaaaatgcacctaattctaaaaataaataaatatataagacCATAAGACTACCAAGTAGGAGGTGTTCATTGGTTGTGTTTCATTACACCCGTTTCTCAACCTGATTAGAATTGTTTGGGTTGAGTTGGGTTGGATTGGATTCATTGCTCTACCAAATCTGAATTAATCCAACCAGATTACAATTACATTTTGATACAACtatcaaataattatattgtAAACTCGTGAACAGCCCTACTGCCAAGCAAGTATGTATTGATTATTTACATTTAACATTCTCAACCAATATTTTGATCTGTACCTAATTAAGCTGAACAACCTTAACATTTTTCCTTCTTTTAACACTATCAACCTGAAGTCCATAAAAAGCACAATAGCACCAATCAAAACCCATTCCATGCAGTAACCTTGATCCCATGAGTTCAAGGCAGATCAATAGATAAATCCTAGTTCCAGGATGTTGCTTAATTTAATCAAGAGATTAACATGTATAGCACAACTTTTGATATTGATGAGGATTCTTCTTAGCCTCAATGAATTTCGGACCTAACTAAGGTGTGGATGTAACTCATGTTACAAAACTCAGAATTGGGTGATTCCAAAACAAGGTGAAAATCCACTATTTGGCATGCAATTAGACTCTTAAATCACCAAGAAAGGCTTCGTAAAACTCAACTGCATCAAATATTGTCATCAATCATCACAATTTTGAGGTTTTCAATCAACCCTATCCGATTTTCGGACTAAGTGGCTCCCAGCATTATCTTTCGTATTTCTAAGTCAATGGATATGCATTTAACAAATTTTTGCAATGTGCAACAGACATGATACTGTATCAAACAGTGGCTACTTTGTAGGTAATTCAATCTCTTCCCAGGTTGAATACTAGACCCCAGAAACTTGTTTTCCATTAAAGAATACTACCATAATTCGATTAGAAAACATGCTTATTGTTAGAGATCCTACTACATCGAATAGaaataagataaatttataatatataagtaggtgcaaacctcaaatTACAAACCAGTTTTGTAAGATTGTGTTATgattaaagttcacttcttaatatggtattagagacATTTAGAGTCTATCCTATTGAGAGTTTTATGGGCCTATCGGGCCACTATCAGAccacctatatatatatatatatatatatatatatatatatatatatagtctcATGTTGAAAATCCCAAGTCGGTTAGAGATGAGGCcaattcatagtatataagtgaatgcaaaTCTTACCTTACAAACCAGTTTTGTAAGGTTGAATTATGCTTAAAAGTCCACTTATTAAGACTTATTAAGAAAGATTAAGTAGGGACCTTTTATACTTTGTATGCCCAACATCCATGATGAATGTTCACAAAATCCAaggaatgaaaaagaaaatgaccTATTCGATATCCATGCTAAGAATGACAGATAGAAATATAGACTTCCAAACACAACTTGCACAAAAGCATCATGTGATATGATAGACCACCTCTATTCCTAGGCTAGGAGATCCAAAAGCATGACTAGTGTGAAAATTAACAAATCAAATAAGTAATATAATGGAAAGGATGATGTGAATGTGAAAACATCACATGCAAAAGAATGAGAGAAACCAAACGGAATATCCTATTAAAATGCAAAGTGGCACCTATCATTCAATAGGTGCTCTTGCTCCTTGCGGTCCAATGCCTCAAACCGTGGATCATTTGCCCATTTCTTCCGGAAACTTTGATAATCAGTATTGTAATTAATatcctgaaaaaaaaaaaatcaaattgtaTAAGCATTTAGAAGTTCCACAGATTGAAGACGGTTAGACTGTACAGTGCAAGAATAATTAGTATGAATGAGCATCAAAATAAGGCAATATAAACCTCTGAGGCTTCATCCAGTAATTGCTTAAATCCTTCAATTGCAGCCTTCTGTGCAGCCCGCTTTTCTTTGCGTTCTTCTTCAGCACGAGTTTTAACATAATGCTCGAACAAGGATCTCCTAGCAGAATAACTTGGGATGGCCTGTAACGAcacattatatataataaaaagtttgCATGACAACATAAACAAGCCAAAACGTGGAAATATAATAAGATACAAGAAAATACAATCTTGGGGATAAGACACGTTCCAAAAAGAATAGACAATTTTAAAGCTAGGTATATTGTCTCCAAAAGTTTTCTAGCCCATATGCATGTCCATCAGAGAACTGTCCCTAAAGAAACCATGGGCTGAAAATCATAAGGAGGCCATAGAAGATAACCATACTACATAATTTTGGCAAGGAACAATTTCCTGCAAGAGCCCAAAGATGCACAAATTTACCTTTCTTCCCCCAAAAAACTAGGCAGTGGGAGCAGCAAACTCTTTAAAATTGAAAGATATAATATTGATATGGCTCCTAAGATGAAACATTTACATACATGGACAGAATTTAGAACTTACTCTTGAATCAATTACACTAAACCACGTGTTATACAAAAAATTAGACTTAATTTCACataagttttttgtttttacattttcactTCTTGACAACTTGATCAAGTGAAACTACTAACTTAAACAGGGATACCATTCCCGCAACACACATGATACAATTAAGACAAAGTTGATAGAAATTCCAGCATTGAAAAAAACTGAGTGAACAATTTATGTACTACTATGACAGTCCCAGTTGAAGGAAAGGCCACTGGCTCccaatcaaaatattaaaaaatatttagtttcatGATACCTTAAAACGAGGATCAAATACTATCTTTGGCAATTCTTTCTCCCACTTAGAGAATGGTGCCACTCCTCGCTCCTTGAGCATCTCCTACAAAATTAACCAACacaataaacaaattatttgatatgaaCAAAAGCGAAAATGAATTATGGTTTACAACTTTACGAGAGTGAATCATGGTTTACAACTTTATGGTGCACACACTGGTTACACAGAACAGATTTAAGacaaacacaaacaattatTCAGTGAATCTTATTTTATACAAATGTTAGCGGACTTTATAGTTATGTAAAAAGGCAGTAAGAAGGGATTCAATTCAACATCATAAAATTAAGAACTTCCTTTTGTAGGTgatatttgaaattttgtagTTGTTACCCTGATAAGAGAAATGAGAGGAAAGATTGATTTTTTTCAAGACAAAACACATGCTCAAGCCTGGACCCGGTGTCAGAACACCCCAAACAATTCAAATACAAGTATGTGAACTATTCCAGGGCAGTTTGTCagcttcttctttctttccaGAAGTCCCCTGACTTCTCCCCTTTGCTAAGTGCAACCAGACAAATAAGGGCTCTAATAATTTTAGTAGTAACTAACTTCATTTATAGTTGGGCTAGATTAAGCCCAAGCCATACTCCTGTTTTCTTCTATAGAGCCTTCTAAAACTGCATTCAAAGTTGGAGACCCAGCATTACAAACCCACACAAGAATCCATATTTCCAATGTATGATCTCATACCTTGCAATTGGATCCTATCCTAACATTCCACTATGCTCCACAGCCCTGGTACCCAAACCTATCTGGCTGTGCACTAACCCTTTGACTAGTCCTACCTAAGCAAACATTGCAATGGTAATGTCACCCCCCATGCTGCCCATTTGCAGCTGAGACATGGTGAAAGACTTAGATAAGAATTAATAAGATAATTGGGAGAAGCCCACCACAAAAGCTAACCATTGTAATTGGAGACTCCAAAGCCTTAGAAAACCCCTCACCAGAATCCCATCCATAAGCTTTTATTCTAGATGACATGGATGccttctatttcatttttatgtttGCAGTTAAAGCAATACCTTTTGTTATTCACAATAGGAAACTCGAAACACCATCTAATAACATTACCATAGTCCCAATAACTTCTAGGAACGGATTCTCCACTTCCAAAGAGTCAAATACACTTTCTAAAACAAATAGATAGCATAGCATAGTTCATTTAACAAGAATATGCATAAGGAATATTGGCAATTACTTTTTGGCGCATTTACTGTTTCATCCATCTATAcaagtaaataataaaataacaatcaAAATTCTTACAGATATTCTTACTGATACATTATTTAGGTAATTATATATGCTTTATGATCATTATTCAATAACAGAAAATCCTATTCACTGAAGAAAAATCAAGCTTACCAAAGGAGGAAGAATAAGGATTCCTCACTCCTTCATAAACTACTAAGAAAGCTAGCCAccaaacataaataattattagttgGAAATAAGAAAATAGCTTTACAATCCATACACTTTGTCAACAAAGGAGATCCACGTgaacgaaaaataaaatataaaatttgcaCTGAAGCATAAATATAAACAGAGACCATCATTCCACGCTACAAGCCTTCTTTCCTGACAAAACTTAAAAAGGAATTATGGCTCCAAGAGAAACTGGACTAGGGTGCACCATGACTCTGGAACAAAGCGAAATTCTGAAATACTTGATccaacaattttaattttaatttgttacaGAAATGGTGCAATaaagaatttaattaaatacaaataaacaGCAATTTAACAGTCTTTCATGAACTTTTCAAtgataaaattcttaaaaacaATATAATCACAACAACTATGCAAATAACATCCAAAACAAAAGTAACATTGAATAATAAACCTAGAGTGGAAAAAAATGCAAAGTGAGGGGGAGAGCTATATTTCACATGATAATTTTAACTTAGCTATCAATCAATGATGAGATCAGTGCAGGAGGAGTAGGATTCCTCATAGCAGAAAACAACCGAAAAGAACTACAACGACTCAAAGAAAGAGACAAATATACCTTGAATTGAATGATGCACTCCTCCTTTGAAGGCCCACTATCTTCATCTTCAGAATCTGAAGATGTATCGGAAACATTAGCAGCACCATTACTATCTTTTTGTTTATCTTTGCTATTATCTGCTTGCATTCCCTTAGAGGTAGATTCAACTGCTTTTGAACCATTTGATTCAGATCCTGTTTGTACTGATGGTGCAGGAATAGAGGAGGAAGTAACAGGTGTTCCTGAGTCCTGCAATTTCTTCTTGATCAAATCCAAAGCCGACGATGAGTTCTGTAGATTAGAGGGTTTAAGAGCTGCAGCATCACGACCACCAGTATTAATAGCAGGAGCATTCAGAGTAACCATTCCAGACCCTCTATCAGACAATACATTATTATTTGGAACTGACATTAACTGATCTTTTGTAACATCACCATCTTGTTTCTTTTTCAATTCAGCCACCTCATTTGGAATTTGCCAGCAGCTAGTCTAAAAtacaacaaaatgaaaaaaataaacaattcaGAAAGCTTCAGCTATTAGATGAATTTTCACAGTAATGTTAATAACAATTTAGAAAAAATGGTACAGGCAACATTATGTCAGCTTGTAACTTGGTAGTTCAACCCAGAAAGACAAGAACTCAAAGGTAAACAAGACAAACTGAGACAATAAAGTTGATTGATTTGTGAATATGGGAACCGTACCTTGGTTCGATTGTtgtagtaatatttttttccatCACTTGTAGAGACCAACAGCCAATCGGTACCAGGCAAATCCGTCctattccaaaaaaaaaaaaaaaaagatgaaaagatAAGATTCTTTGGTCATAATaacacaacttttttttaagcACCAACATGCGAATAACCTTGTGACAACTAAGACAGAAGAAATTACAAATGTAAGTGGAATACATAAAAATCACCTAACCCATGAACAACGAATCTCGTAATACCCCCAGCACCATAGCAAGACACTATATGCAGTTAAACATCTAGCAATTATGATTTCTTTTCAATCCAACAGTACTGACACAAAAAATTCTATTGGATCAGATTGATTTGTCTATATTATAGAACCCTTCCACACCAATCAATTCATCCATATCTCTAAATAAGGCATGAAACTTTCTTAGGAATATTGGTTGCAGTGTATTCAATTCTTCACGAAATATGTTCAGTCATAATAATCACATTTACCCTATGTTTGGATGGAGAGAGAAAAAcaaggagagaaaaatcaaaatttgaaattttgtattttatcgagtagaaaataaaaataaaaaggggAGAAATACTAAAGAATTCAAATTTTGCTCTCCAAGTCCTAATGCTAAATTGCAAATTCTCTCCTTTTTCATTATCTTTCCTCTCATCCAATCCAAACAAAGGGTTAAGGTTTAGCACACATGTTttaacacaaaaaataataaagtagaATAGTTATTATTTAACCCTCCCTTTCATTCCCTTCATTTTGACATCTGGAGAGGGGACCAAGGGGATCATCATTtatcccccccccccccacatAGTTTTACCAGCTTATACTGTCCTCTTTCCCTGCTACAGAACTAagaattaaactaaaaaattgaaAGACACCTTTTCAAGGCCTCTTAAAACAAAGTCAGCaggaaaaatacaaaataaaagacCCAGCATAAATTCAGAGTTAGTTTGTACAATAAGATGGCTTGTGCCACCAGAAGATATGCAATGAACTTACATTGAAACTGGAGTAGGCTGAGCGGAAACTTGGTGAGACTGCATACACATCcaaaaaacatcaataaaatgaattaagatgaaaaatatatagGATCATAAACACTACATCATACAATAGCAGGTGGTTTTGGATAGTAAATAAGGCATCGAATATGACTTTCTTCAGTTAGAAGTTACAGTTTTAGTCTACAAATATACCACATCCAATATGATTGTATAATGTTAGAAGTTACAGTTTTAGTCTACAAATATCAGGTCTCCGAGGCTTTTCCCATTGGTTAGGGTAGCCAGTATCcttatctaaaataattaaatattagataCTGACAAATAGAGAACATCAAAGAATTTTTGTAATGATAAATGTTAGAACACACTCCAAAAAACAGAGAAGAAaaaagggagagagagagaacaaGAGATATAGTACTGAAACTGAAATTTTACCTCATCTATGTATCACAATACAACAATACTATTTATAATACAATAACAAGTAGTTAGTTAACAGCCCACTTACTAGCAAACCAACATACAATACTAACTGAATTATGTACAATAAAAACAGTACATGAgtataaaaagtatataaaataatattatttagtgATGAAGGACACAATACTGTAGAGGATCAGCAAAGAACACAGGACCGAGTATCAGTACCTCCCCTATAAATCCAGCAGGTTTATCATATGTTGATTCTCCAGTCATGGCATTATAATAGTATATAATTCCTGCTTCAGTCTTGTGGGCTGTCCAGGCCTCTAATTGATCATTATTAGAAGTATCCTCATTTGGGGCGATGACAGCATTTAATTTCTTCTTATCATCTACAAccacaaaacaacaaattttagGGATGAGATTTCCCTTTTCAAACATGTCAATGAGAAAATGCATTTCAGAGGAGCAGTAGCATTGCATTGTGCATACCAGCTGGCCCTGAAATAACTTCTGTTTGCAAAGCAGTTGTTCCCCTCAGCTGATTGCTGGAAGCAGGTGAAAAAGTGCTACTGCCACCACTCACAGGTGTAACACCACGAGGTTGAGAATCAGGAATTGGAACAGCAGGGAGAGTAACACCACGTGCTGGAAATGGAAAAGGGCCAGGAAAAGGAGCGGGGTATTGAAGATATGGGGGCCTAAATACACCACTCATCTGTGGGGTCTGTAACCAAAGTCCCTGAGGGGGAGCAGCCATAGAAGGCATGGATGGATAGGGTAAACCTTTCAGAGGGTTAGTAGGATCTGATGCAATGGCTGAAATTGGCATGTTTGGTCTCAGTAATGCTGCTGAGGAAGAATCTGTTCCTGTAGATGGAACAGCAGGATTGATAGATATCATAGAAGATGATGCTAATCCAGGAGGGCCAGGATTTCCTGGAGTAGGCATTACAGGATGCACAGGAAGAGACATGGCAGTGGGCATCCATGAAGTAGTTGGACGATAATTAGGATCAGAGGGAGGCATTATGGGTGTAGAAGTATGAGCAGGGACAGAATGTGGGGTACTTGACGCAGATGACAATTTAGTAACATCCTGTGCAACAGAATCCGATATTTCCTGCAATAAGCAAGTATAAGTAGGAGGAAATAATCATTGTTGAGATTTTTTCCTGTCAGATTATTGGTGTACCAATTACATGAAGACATTCATTACCATACACCACATGATATCCATGATTTATTTTGGGTTGAGAGTGTACCCACATCACACACATTTGAAAGCAACAACATCACTTTGTTATCTACTATTGCATAAAAGCCTAATGCAGAAGCAGCACAGACAGAACCCATTGTGCTATTATACATACATCACCATACACTATGCTACCAACAAAACCATTTTCTTCATTATAACATTAAATTTTGTGTATATTAAAGTTACTTGCATGCTATACTTCAAGCGCATTTCATTTTACCTTAGCACATTTTCTGTCCAAGCTAGGCCCACCTTTGGTCAATGGACACTTAGTTCACTTCAGCATTTAAAGGTCATTATCATTCTTGTTTGAGTAGGTTGAAACTTGAAAGTGAAATGGCAAGGGAGGTAAAAGTGAAGTGACGGATTAAAAGGTTTTGATATCCACTAATGACTTGTTGCTTGGTGTAGTTTGAGGAAAATCTCACTTTAAATTCAGTTTCACGGTAGAAGAGGGAATAAAGTAGTTGCACTCCACCACTTTCAACTGTCCCGTATTGTTGTCAGACTGATCAAGTGTCAAGTGATCT
Encoded here:
- the LOC137832000 gene encoding pre-mRNA-processing protein 40C isoform X1 — its product is MASPAWLSHEAPPPVSGEMSLPVASPTPNSSNATPSTAPAPAPVPPFPYGVLQNANASGSSQQSSAHNVIKSNSIVNPVVFQPPVPGVSSHAALSFSYNIPPSGAAFPSNQQNTQSSSEISDSVAQDVTKLSSASSTPHSVPAHTSTPIMPPSDPNYRPTTSWMPTAMSLPVHPVMPTPGNPGPPGLASSSMISINPAVPSTGTDSSSAALLRPNMPISAIASDPTNPLKGLPYPSMPSMAAPPQGLWLQTPQMSGVFRPPYLQYPAPFPGPFPFPARGVTLPAVPIPDSQPRGVTPVSGGSSTFSPASSNQLRGTTALQTEVISGPADDKKKLNAVIAPNEDTSNNDQLEAWTAHKTEAGIIYYYNAMTGESTYDKPAGFIGESHQVSAQPTPVSMTDLPGTDWLLVSTSDGKKYYYNNRTKTSCWQIPNEVAELKKKQDGDVTKDQLMSVPNNNVLSDRGSGMVTLNAPAINTGGRDAAALKPSNLQNSSSALDLIKKKLQDSGTPVTSSSIPAPSVQTGSESNGSKAVESTSKGMQADNSKDKQKDSNGAANVSDTSSDSEDEDSGPSKEECIIQFKEMLKERGVAPFSKWEKELPKIVFDPRFKAIPSYSARRSLFEHYVKTRAEEERKEKRAAQKAAIEGFKQLLDEASEDINYNTDYQSFRKKWANDPRFEALDRKEQEHLLNDRVFPLKKAAEEKTQAMRAAAAASFKSMLKDRGDISFNSRWSRVKESLRDDPRYKSVRHEDREVLFNEYLSELKAAEYAAERETKAKREEQDKLRERERELRKRKEREEQEMERVRLKIRRKEAVTSFQALLVEIIKDPLASWTESKPKLEKDPQGRATNPELDSSDTEKLFREHVKMLQERCAHEFRVLIADVLTSDAASHENDDGKTVLNSWSTAKRVLKSDPRYNKVPRKEREALWRRYAEDMLRRQKASHSHDSREDKHSDGRGRNPLESSKYPLQSGRSHDRR
- the LOC137832000 gene encoding pre-mRNA-processing protein 40C isoform X2; amino-acid sequence: MPPSDPNYRPTTSWMPTAMSLPVHPVMPTPGNPGPPGLASSSMISINPAVPSTGTDSSSAALLRPNMPISAIASDPTNPLKGLPYPSMPSMAAPPQGLWLQTPQMSGVFRPPYLQYPAPFPGPFPFPARGVTLPAVPIPDSQPRGVTPVSGGSSTFSPASSNQLRGTTALQTEVISGPADDKKKLNAVIAPNEDTSNNDQLEAWTAHKTEAGIIYYYNAMTGESTYDKPAGFIGESHQVSAQPTPVSMTDLPGTDWLLVSTSDGKKYYYNNRTKTSCWQIPNEVAELKKKQDGDVTKDQLMSVPNNNVLSDRGSGMVTLNAPAINTGGRDAAALKPSNLQNSSSALDLIKKKLQDSGTPVTSSSIPAPSVQTGSESNGSKAVESTSKGMQADNSKDKQKDSNGAANVSDTSSDSEDEDSGPSKEECIIQFKEMLKERGVAPFSKWEKELPKIVFDPRFKAIPSYSARRSLFEHYVKTRAEEERKEKRAAQKAAIEGFKQLLDEASEDINYNTDYQSFRKKWANDPRFEALDRKEQEHLLNDRVFPLKKAAEEKTQAMRAAAAASFKSMLKDRGDISFNSRWSRVKESLRDDPRYKSVRHEDREVLFNEYLSELKAAEYAAERETKAKREEQDKLRERERELRKRKEREEQEMERVRLKIRRKEAVTSFQALLVEIIKDPLASWTESKPKLEKDPQGRATNPELDSSDTEKLFREHVKMLQERCAHEFRVLIADVLTSDAASHENDDGKTVLNSWSTAKRVLKSDPRYNKVPRKEREALWRRYAEDMLRRQKASHSHDSREDKHSDGRGRNPLESSKYPLQSGRSHDRR